In a genomic window of Colius striatus isolate bColStr4 chromosome 2, bColStr4.1.hap1, whole genome shotgun sequence:
- the CCDC88A gene encoding girdin isoform X1 → MENEVFTPLLEQFMSSPLVTWVKTFGPLAGGNGTNLDEYVALVDGVFLNEVMLQINPKSANQRINKKVNNDASLRIQNLSILVKQIKTYYQETLQQLIMMSLPNVLIIGKNPFSEPGTEEIKKLLLLLLGCAVQCQKKEEFIERIQGLDFDTRAAVAAHIQEVTHNQENVFDLQWMDVIVLTQEYVEPLLKNMALHLKRLIDERDEHSETIIELSEERDCLRFLPHASAAQSPCGSPGMKRTESRQHLSVELADAKAKIRRLRQELEEKTEQLLDCKQELEQMETELKRLQQENMNLLSDARSARVYRDELDALREKAIRVDKLESEVSRYKERLHDIEFYKARVEELKEDNQVLLETKTMLEDQLEGTRARSDKLHELEKENLQLKAKLHDMEMERDMDRKKIEELMEENMTLEMAQKQSMDESLHLGWELEQINRTTELSEVPQKSLGHEVNELTSSRLLKLEMENQSLLKTVEELQSAVGSVEGSTSKILKMEKENQRLSKKLEELENEISQEKQSLQNSQNLSKDLMKEKAQFEKTLEALRENSERQIKLLEQENEHLNQTVASLRQRSQISAEARMKEIEKENKILHESIKETSSKLNKIEFEKKQIRKELEHYKEKGERAEELENELHHLEKENELLQKKITNLKITCEKIEALEQENSDLEMENRKLKKALDSLKNLTFQLESLEKENSQLDEENLELRRTIESLKCTSIKVAQLQLENKELESEKEQLKKSLELMKASFKKTERLEVSYQGLDTENQRLQKALENSNKKIQQLESELQDLESENQTLQKNLEELKISSKRLEQLEKENKLLEQETSQLEKDKKQLEKENKRLRQQAEIKDSTLEENNVKISNLEKENKSLFKEIVVYKESCGRLKELEKENKELVKRATIDKKTLVTLREDLVSEKLKTQQMNNDLEKLAHELEKIGLNKERLLHDEQSSDDSRYKLLESKLESTLKKSLEIKEEKIAALEARLEESTNLNQQLRQELKTVKKNYEALKQRQEEERMVQNSPPRSGEDNQPVNKWEKENQETTRELLKVKDRLIEVERNNATLQAEKQALKTQLKQLETQNSNLQAQILALQRQTVSLQEQNTTLQTQNAKLQVENSTLNSQSTSLMNQNAQLLIQQSALENENEGVLKEREDLKSLYESLLKDHEKLEHLHERQASEYESLIAKHGSLKSAHKNLEVEHKDLEDRYNQLLKQKVQLEELEKVLKIEQEKMLQQNEKHESVAADYKKLCDENGRLTNTYSQLLRENEVLQTDHKNLKTLLNNSKLEQTRLEAEFSKLKEQYQQLDITSTKLNNQCELLSQLKGNLEEENRHLLDQIQTLMLQNRTLLEQNMESKDLFHVEQRQYIDKLNELRRQKEKLEEKIMDQYKFYEPSPPRRRGNWITLKMRKLIKSKKDVNRERLKSVTLTPTRSESSEGFLQLPHQDSQDSSSVGSNSLEDGQTLGTKKSSMVALKRLPFLRNRPKEKDKMKAFYRRSMSMNDLVQSMVLAGGQWTGSTEHLEGPDDISTGKRRKELGAMAFSTTAINFATVNSSTGFRSKQLLNNKDTTSFEDVSPQGISDDSSTGSRVHGVQDIICADALAPPVRGISTMCKVPCQICSSRPASLDSGRTSTSNSNNNASLHEVKAGAVNQSRPQSHSSGEFSLLHDHEAWSSSSSSPIQYLKGHTRSSPVLQQRTSETLDSRGKQMKTGSPGSEVVTLQQFLEESNKSTSGELKSASEENLLDEVMKSLSESAELTGKDKLRRQPGAGCGIVRSFSVKNTIEFSDGRSLKPEQLVRPSLRRSDDTYFTSSPIKFTSGAQGKARSVKDKMQSVSQRQSRDCNPYATLPRASSVISTAEGTTRRTSIHDFLSKDSRQPVSVDPAPSTADRSVPATSSEYSAHQLSPNLFHCVAYRVDCVPESDAANPVNPPYVGCNSDGPKTSKVGRSHFHQRTSLSTSVFHDTLSPSGNDSTGLFTVHKPFLSLNTELVSNISGLPHRSPSKPADQASLSAFRPLPKNAEEPPAHQKPAHSEQRSVPAAESVPTTSVSASEAQSPLLVSEDNKTVWYEYGCV, encoded by the exons AGCCAGgtactgaagaaataaaaaaactccTCCTCCTTTTACTTGGCTGTGCAGTTCAG tgtcagaaaaaagaagaatttattGAAAGAATCCAAGGTCTGGATTTTGACACACGAGCAGCTGTTGCAGCCCATATCCAAGAG GTAACTCATAATCAGGAAAACGTGTTTGATCTGCAGTGGATGGATGTCATTGTACTGACACAAGAGTATGTTGAACCTCTGTTGAAAAATATGGCGTTGCATTTAAAAAGACTTATAGATGAAAGAGATGAGCACTCAGAG ACTATCATCGAGCTCTCAGAAGAGCGGGACTGTCTCCGTTTCCTACctcacgcatcagcagcacaatcACCTTGTGGATCTCCTGGCATGAAGCGCACTGAGAGCAGACAGCACCTGTCAGTGGAGCTCGCAGATGCCAAAGCAAAGATAAGAAGGCTTAGGCAAGAGCT TGAGGAAAAGACTGAGCAGTTGCTTGACTGTAAACAAGAACTTGAGCAGATGGAAACTGAACTGAAGAGACTTCAGCAAGAG AATATGAATTTACTGTCAGATGCCCGTTCTGCCAGGGTGTATAGAGATGAGTTGGATGCTCTTCGTGAGAAGGCAATACGAGTCGACAAGCTTGAAAGTGAAGTCAGCCGGTATAAAGAGCGGCTGCATGATATTGAATTCTACAAAGCTAGAGTGGAG GAGTTAAAGGAAGACAATCAAGTGCTGCTAGAAACAAAGACAATGTTGGAAGATCAGTTAGAGGGGACACGAGCCCGTTCCGATAAATTACATGAGTTAGAAAAAGAGAATCTACAACTAAAAGCTAAATTACATGATATGGAGATG GAGCGTGACATGGACAGAAAGAAGATTGAGGAACTCATGGAGGAAAATATGACTCTAGAAATGGCTCAGAAACAAAGTATGGATGAATCATTGCATCTGGGCTGGGAACTTGAACAGATAAATAGGACTACTGAGCTTTCTGAAG tgCCACAGAAGTCACTTGGTCATGAGGTGAATGAACTGACATCAAGCAGATTATTGAAGCTGGAAATGGAAAACCAAAGTTTGCTGAAGACAGTGGAAGAATTACAAAGTGCAGTGGGTTCTGTGGAAGGCAGTACTTCAAAGATTctgaaaatggagaaagaaaaccaaagactTAGCAAAAAG CTTGAAGAGCTCGAGAATGAAATTAGCCAAGAGAAACAAAGTCTTCAGAACAGCCAAAATTTGAGTAAAGAtttgatgaaagaaaaagcacagttTGAAAAGACACTGGAAGCACTTCGAGAAAACTCAGAGCGACAA ATTAAACTATTAGAACAGGAAAATGAACACTTGAATCAAACAGTAGCTTCTCTGAGACAACGCTCACAAATCAGTGCTGAAGCaagaatgaaagaaattgaaaaagagAATAAGATCCTTCACGAGTCTATTAAAGAGACCAGCAGTAAGTTAAATAAGATTGaatttgagaaaaaacaaatcaggaaAGAACTGGAACACTacaaagagaaaggggagaggGCAGAAGAACTTGAGAATGAGCTGCATCACCTCGAGAAAGAAAACGagttgttacagaaaaaaataactaactTAAAAATTACTTGTGAGAAGATCGAGGCCTTAGAACAAGAGAACTCAGACCTGGAAATGGAgaacagaaagctgaaaaaagCTTTGGATAGCCtaaaaaatctcacttttcaATTAGAATCCTTAGAAAAGGAGAATTCACAACTCGATGAAGAAAACTTAGAGTTAAGGAGAACGATTGAATCCTTGAAGTGTACCAGCATTAAAGTGGCGCAGTTACAGTTAGAAAACAAGGAGCTAGAGAGTGAAAAGGAGCAGCTTAAAAAAAGCCTTGAACTCATGAAAGCCTCATTTAAGAAAACTGAACGCTTGGAAGTCAGCTACCAAGGGCTAGACACAGAAAACCAAAGGCTACAGAAAGCCCTCGAAAACAGCAATAAGAAGATTCAGCAACTCGAAAGCGAATTACAGGATTTAGAGTCTGAAAATCAGACTCTGCAAAAGAACTTGGAAGAGTTAAAAATCTCTAGTAAGCGCCTAGAGCAATTGGAGAAGGAGAATAAGTTGTTAGAACAAGAGACTTCTCAGCTGGAAAAAGATAAGAAACagctagaaaaagaaaacaaaaggcttCGGCAACAAGCAGAGATTAAAGACAGTACTTTAGaagaaaacaatgtaaaaattAGTAacctggaaaaggaaaacaaatctctATTCAAAGAAATAGTTGTGTATAAAGAGTCGTGTGGACGCCTGaaagagctggaaaaagaaaacaaggagcTGGTGAAAAGGGCCACCATTGATAAGAAAACCCTGGTCACTCTAAGAGAG GACTTGGTGAGTGAAAAATTGAAGACCCAACAAATGAACAATGATCTAGAAAAACTTGCCCATGAGCTTGAAAAAATAGGCTTGAACAAGGAACGTCTCCTGCACGATGAACAGAGCAGTGACGACAG CAGGTACAAGCTTTTGGAGTCTAAATTAGAATCCACACTGAAGAAGTCTCTGGagatcaaagaggaaaaaattgcAGCTTTGGAGGCTCGTTTAGAAGAATCAACAAATTTAAACCAGCAGCTCCGTCAGGAACTTAAAACA GTGAAGAAGAACTATGAAGCTCTCAAGCAAAGacaagaagaggaaaggatGGTTCAGAATTCTCCTCCAAGAAGTGGAGAAGACAATCAACCTGTCAATAAGtgggagaaagaaaatcaggaaaCTACTAGAGAGTTATTGAAAGTTAAAGATAGATTAATCGAAGTGGAAAGGAAT AATGCTACGCTGCAGGCAGAGAAGCAAGCACTGAAGACACAGTTAAAGCAACTTGAGACACAGAACAGCAATCTGCAGGCTCAGATTCTTGCACTTCAGAGACAGACTGTTTCTCTACAGGAGCAAAACACAACTCTACAAACTCAAAATGCCAAGCTACAG GTTGAAAATTCCACCCTTAATTCTCAAAGCACATCTCTCATGAATCAGAATGCACAGCTATTGATCCAGCAGTCtgctttagaaaatgaaaacgAAGGTGTGCTCAAGGAGCGTGAAGATCTGAAATCACTCTACGAATCCCTTCTCAAAGATCACGAGAAGCTGGAACACCTGCATGAACGCCAAGCTTCTGAGTATGAATCTCTGATTGCTAAACATGGAAGTCTGAAATCTGCACACAAAAACCTGGAGGTGGAGCATAAGGACTTAGAAGATAG GTACAATCAGTTGCTGAAACAGAAGGTGCAGCTGGAAGAACTGGAGAAGGTACTGAAGATAGAACAGGagaagatgctgcagcagaatGAAAAACATGAAAGTGTGGCAGCAGACTATAAAAAACTTTGTGATGAAAATGGAAG GCTTACTAATACATACAGCCAGCTCTTGAGAGAGAATGAAGTTCTCCAAACTGATCATAAGAATTTGAAGACGTTACTGAACAATTCCAAACTCGAACAAACACGATTGGAAGCTGAGTTTTCTAAACTCAAAGAGCAGTACCAACAGCTGGATATTACATCGACAAAACTAAATAATCAGTGTGAG CTGCTTAGCCAGCTTAAAGGCAACctggaggaggaaaacagaCATCTGCTAGATCAAATTCAGACATTAATGCTACAGAATAGAACGTTACTTGAACAGAATATGGAAAGCAAGGATCTCTTCCATGTAGAGCAAAGGCAGTACAT TGACAAGTTGAATGAACTAAGGCGACAAaaggagaagctggaggagAAGATAATGGATCAGTATAAATTTTATGAACCATCTCCACCAAGAAG AAGGGGCAACTGGATTACACTCAAAATGAGGAAGCTGATAAAATCTAAGAAGGATGTTAATCGAGAACGTTTGAAGTCTGTGACCCTTACGCCTACCCGCTCGGAATCCAGCGAAGGATTTCTGCAGCTGCCCCACCAGGACAGTCAGGATAGTTCCTCTGTGGGCTCAAACTCTCTTGAAGATGGCCAGACCTTGGGGACCAAAAAGAGTAGTA TGGTTGCACTGAAAAGACTGCCCTTTTTGAGGAACAGACcgaaggaaaaagacaaaatgaaggCCTTCTACCGTCGCTCCATGT CCATGAATGACCTGGTGCAGTCCATGGTCCTAGCAGGAGGACAATGGACAGGTAGTACTGAGCATCTGGAGGGTCCTGATGATATATCTACGGgtaaaaggaggaaagaattGGGAGCTATGGCCTTCTCTACTACAGCTATCAACTTTGCAACTGTCAACTCTTCTACAGGCTTCAGATCCAAGCAGTTGCTAAATAACAAAG ATACTACATCCTTTGAAGATGTAAGTCCACAAGGTATTAGTGATGATTCTAGTACGGGATCAAGAGTTCACG GAGTACAGGACATTATCTGTGCAGATGCTCTTGCTCCTCCTGTTCGTGGCATTTCAACAATGTGCAAGGTTCCTTGTCAAATCTGTT CTTCCAGACCAGCCAGCCTTGATAGTGGCAGAACATCCACTAGCAATAGCAATAACAATGCTTCACTCCATGAAGTCAAAG CAGGTGCAGTTAATCAAAGCAggccacagagtcacagcagcGGAGAGTTCAGCCTGCTCCACGACCACGAGGCTTGGtctagcagcagcagcagtcccaTTCAGTATCTGAAAGGTCACACAAGGTCCAGTCCTGTGCTCCAGCAAAGAACATCAGAAACACTGGATAGCCGTGGGAAACAGATGAAAACCGGTTCTCCTGGGAGTGAAGTCGTTACCCTGCAGCAGTTCTTAGAGGAAAGCAACAAGAGTACCTCGGGAGAG CTGAAATCTGCAAGCGAAGAGAATCTTTTAGATGAAGTAATGAAAAGCTTATCAGAGTCTGCAGAGCTGACAGGGAAGGACAAGCTGAGAAGACAGCCAGGTGCCGGCTGTGGTATCGTCAGATCGTTCAGTGTGAAAAACACAATTGAGTTCTCAGATGGACGGTCCCTTAAACCAGAGCAACTCGTAAGGCCCAGCCTTCGTAGAAGTGATGATACCTATTTCACTAGCTCTCCAATAAAATTCACATCAGGTGCTCAAGGGAAGGCCAGATCGGTTAAAGACAAGATGCAAAGCGTGTCCCAGCGACAATCGAGAGATTGCAACCCTTACGCCACCTTACCTCGCGCCAGCAGCGTGATTTCCACGGCAGAGGGAACCACTCGAAGGACAAGCATTCATGATTTTTTGTCTAAGGACAGTAGGCAACCTGTCTCAGTCGATCCAGCACCCTCCACCGCTGACAGAAGTGTTCCAGCAACTTCTAGTGAGTACTCAGCACACCAGCTCTCCCCTAATTTGTTTCACTGTGTGGCTTACAGAGTAGATTGTGTTCCAGAGAGCGATGCAGCTAACCCAGTTAACCCACCTTATGTAGGATGTAACTCTGATGGGCCTAAGACTTCAAAGGTGGGAAGGTCACATTTTCATCAGAGAACTTCGCTGAGCACGAGTGTGTTTCATGATACACTCAGTCCCTCTGGTAACGACAGCACAGGATTGTTCACTGTGCATAAGCCATTTTTATCCCTTAACACTGAATTAGTTAGTAATATCAGTGGATTGCCTCACAGATCTCCATCAAAACCAGCTGATCAGGCAAGCCTGTCAGCGTTCAGACCACTGCCTAAAAATGCAGAGGAGCCTCCTGCTCATCAGAAACCTGCCCATAGTGAGCAGAGGTCAGTTCCAGCTGCTGAGTCGGTTCCCACCACCTCTGTGAGCGCTAGTGAGGCTCAGTCCCCGCTCCTGGTTTCTGAAGACAATAAAACAGTGTGGTATGAGTATGGCTGTGTATGA